From a single Elgaria multicarinata webbii isolate HBS135686 ecotype San Diego chromosome 18, rElgMul1.1.pri, whole genome shotgun sequence genomic region:
- the CRYBB2 gene encoding beta-crystallin B2 produces the protein MASDHQASKQATSKIVVFEQENFQGRCHELNAACPNLKDAGLEKVGSILVHSGPWVGYEQVNCKGEQFVFEKGEYPRWDSWTNSRRSDSISALRPIKVDSQEHKIVLYENPSFTGKKIEIIDDDVPSFHAHGYQEKVSSVRVQSGTWVGYQYPGYRGYQYLFEKGDYKDSADFGAQQPQIQSVRRVRDMQWHQRGAFHPAS, from the exons ATGGCTTCAGACCACCAAGCATCAAAGCAAGCCACCTCCAAG ATTGTGGTCTTCGAACAGGAAAACTTCCAGGGCCGCTGCCATGAGCTGAACGCTGCTTGTCCCAATTTGAAGGATGCCGGTCTGGAGAAAGTGGGCTCCATCCTGGTGCATTCAGGCCC GTGGGTCGGATACGAGCAGGTGAACTGCAAAGGGGAGCAGTTTGTGTTTGAGAAAGGGGAATATCCCCGCTGGGATTCTTGGACCAACAGCCGGAGAAGCGACAGCATCTCTGCCTTGAGACCCATCAAAGTG GACAGCCAGGAGCATAAGATTGTCCTCTACGAGAACCCCAGCTTCACCGGCAAGAAGATAGAGATCATTGACGACGACGTGCCCAGTTTCCACGCTCATGGCTACCAGGAGAAAGTGTCTTCTGTGCGGGTGCAGAGCGGCAC GTGGGTCGGCTACCAGTATCCTGGCTACCGTGGCTACCAGTACCTGTTTGAAAAGGGGGATTACAAGGACAGCGCCGACTTCGGAGCCCAGCAGCCCCAGATCCAGTCGGTGCGACGTGTCCGGGACATGCAATGGCATCAGCGGGGCGCATTCCATCCTGCCAGCTAA